One window of the Flavobacteriaceae bacterium YJPT1-3 genome contains the following:
- a CDS encoding TerC family protein — protein MIVWISFIILVSIFLVLDLFIFNRKAHVIDTREASKYTALWVSVALLFTIAVYFIYREGLVSNPDGLTAMNAAIKYVTGYLIELSLSVDNIFVIAVIFRSFAIPQMYQHRVLFWGIVGALFFRAIMILFGVTLINNVSWVVYIFGAFLLYTAYKMLSSSEQEYEPRNSSVYKLARKFVPVTDRLDGQKLFIKRMGKTIATPLFLALVVIELTDVLFALDSIPAILAITADPFLVFSSNILAIMGLRSMYFFLSNLLDKFRYIHYSLVAILAFVGVKMILVHHVHFPEWLSLGVIFIALLAGALASHFIKPKKQPEDQEETLNTEKI, from the coding sequence ATGATCGTTTGGATTTCTTTTATTATTCTCGTCTCCATTTTCTTGGTCCTGGACTTGTTTATCTTCAACCGCAAGGCCCATGTGATCGATACCAGGGAGGCGTCGAAGTACACCGCACTCTGGGTTTCTGTCGCCCTGCTCTTTACCATAGCGGTGTATTTTATTTATCGGGAAGGTCTGGTCAGCAATCCGGACGGACTGACCGCGATGAATGCGGCCATCAAGTACGTGACCGGCTATCTGATCGAGCTGTCGCTGAGTGTGGACAATATTTTTGTGATCGCCGTGATCTTTCGGTCTTTTGCCATTCCACAGATGTACCAACACCGGGTGTTGTTTTGGGGTATCGTAGGCGCCTTATTTTTTAGAGCAATCATGATCCTATTTGGGGTGACCCTGATCAACAATGTGAGTTGGGTGGTCTATATTTTTGGTGCCTTTCTACTGTACACTGCCTATAAAATGCTGAGCAGTTCTGAACAGGAATACGAACCTCGCAATTCCAGTGTGTATAAGCTGGCGCGAAAGTTTGTACCGGTGACCGATCGATTGGACGGGCAAAAGCTATTCATCAAGCGGATGGGAAAAACCATTGCCACTCCCCTTTTCCTGGCCCTTGTGGTCATTGAACTCACCGATGTACTGTTTGCGTTGGATTCCATCCCGGCCATATTGGCGATTACTGCTGATCCTTTTTTGGTATTCAGTTCGAATATCCTGGCGATCATGGGCTTGCGGAGTATGTATTTCTTTTTGAGCAATCTTCTGGATAAGTTTCGATACATCCATTACAGTTTGGTGGCTATTCTAGCTTTTGTTGGCGTCAAAATGATCCTGGTGCATCACGTACATTTTCCCGAATGGTTATCCCTGGGTGTTATCTTCATTGCCCTCCTCGCTGGCGCCCTGGCTTCTCATTTTATCAAACCAAAAAAGCAGCCTGAGGATCAGGAAGAAACGCTGAACACGGAAAAGATTTAA